The stretch of DNA CGCCAAGGCCGACAAGCGAGCCCATGATGCCCGAGATGGCGCCGATCAATGCCAATAATAAAAACGCCATCAAGGTTCCTCCTCGAATATATCAAGTTGCTTCGGCGCCAATGCGCGGCTGCCCAAGCCGGCCAATTTTTGAAAACGCTTGGCATTTTCGGCCGCATGACCACCAGAGTTATTATTGAAGATGACAAAAACCTCTTCACACTCATTCTTCAATTTCTTCATCGCCTGCTGGATTTCCGCCAACTCGTTATCGGTATAATCATATAAATAGCGGACCTTCCGCCATGCCACACTATCCCCGGTCTTATTCCGCCATCCTGCAGCATTCCGTCCATGGAGGCGGATGAAAGCCTTATCCGCGCGCGTTGCGGCCGCTTCCAACGGAATACTGCCTTCCCCGGCTTGCGGTTCATCACAAACGGTATGGATCAAATCGAGTTTCTTTAGGAAATCAAGCGTCTTATCACGGAGTCCGTCCAAGTACCACGATTGATGCCGGAATTCGATAGCGATATCAAAGCCTTCCAGCTGACGCCGAATTTCTCGGATCTGCTCAACATTCTCCCGCTTGCAATCAAACCAAGGCGGATATTGCACTAGAATCATCGCAAGCTTTCCCGCCTCACGCAATGGCTCTATCGACAAACGGAACAGCCGGAACATTTCCTCGGGCGACTCATACGGAATCTCCCCCCGCTGATGTCCCGTCATCCCCTGATACGCCTTGACGATGAATTGAAAAGAATCCGGCGTCTCCGCAATCCATTTGCGGATATTGCGTTCAGGCTGGATTGCATAAAAGGAAGAATCCAACTCGACAATCGGAAAATGCGCACTATAATCGATCAATTTATCCTTCTTACTGGAAGTTGGAGCATACACATCAGGATGATCTCCCCACCCTGTCAAACCAACGTGGATCATGGGAAATCCCTCCTTTATTATGAATCAAGTAGTTCTATCATAGCATAAGCCCCGAAAACAGTCGTGCCATTTGCTGACCACGCCTCCCTTTTACTTGGAAGTGAACTCCAATCAATTCAGGAATGCGTGAACCTAATATAGCCGTTTCCCCCAGCTATTGGACTTCGAAACATTTGGGGAGAGCCTCCCAACGTTTCTTCCAAACCTCGAAACGTTTTCGCCACCTCACAACGTATCCGACGCCCCTCGAAACGTTCCCCCAAATACCTCACAATGCTTCTCACGAACCTCGAAACATTCGGGGGCAACCTCGAAACATTTCCCTCTAACCTCGAAACAATCGAACACTTCCAAACGTTTTCCACTCACCTGTCAACGTTCGATTCCCACCTCTAAACATTTCAATCGCACCTCCCAACGCTCCCTCCAAACCTCGAAACGTTTTCGCCACCTCACAACGTATCCGACGCCCCTCGAAACGTTCTCCAAACACCTCGCAATGCTTCCCACGAACCTCGAAACATTCGGGGACAACCTCGAAACAAGGTTCACTCTTTACCCTAATCGGTATAAAGGCCGCCGGTAACGAAAAATAAAAAAGAGCAGCTATCCCCATCGGGTAGCTGCTCTTTGCTGTATAGCGGATAAACAAAACCGTTTATCCGATACTGCCTTCCATTTCGAACTTGATCAAGCGATTCATCTCTACCGCATATTCCATCGGCAGTTCTTTCGTGAATGGTTCAATGAAGCCCATGACGATCATTTCAGTTGCTTCCAACTCTGGAATTCCGCGGCTCATCAAGTAGAAGAGCTGCTCTTCGGAGACTTTGGAAACTTTCGCTTCGTGTTCGAGTGAAATGTTGTCGTTCAGGATTTCATTATATGGAATCGTGTCGGATGTCGACAATTTATCCATGATAAGCGTGTCACATTCGATGTTCGCGCGAGCGCCTTCTGCACGGCGGCCGAAGTGGACGATTCCGCGATATGTCACTTTCCCGCCATGTTGGGAAATGGACTTCGATACGATCGTGGACGACGTATTCGGTGCCAAGTGCATCATTTTCGCTCCAGCGTCTTGGTGCTGGCCTTTTCCTGCCAATGCGATGGACAGCGTCAAGCCGCGTGCGCCTTCGCCTTTCAAGATACAAGCGGGGTATTTCATCGTCAGTTTGGAACCGATGTTGCCGTCGATCCATTCCATCGTTGCGTTCGCTTCACAGACCGCCCGTTTCGTCACGAGGTTGTAGACGTTGTTCGCCCAGTTCTGGATTGTCGTGTAACGGCAGTACGCATCCTTTTTGATGATGATTTCAACGACCGCACTGTGAAGTGAGTTCGTAGTGTAGACAGGTGCCGTACATCCTTCTACGTAGTGAACGCTTGCACCTTCGTCGACAACGATCAGCGTACGCTCGAATTGCCCCATGTTTTCCGAGTTGATCCGGAAATAGGCTTGCAGCGGAGTATCGACCTTCACGCCAGGCGGTACATAGATGAAAGAACCACCCGACCAGACCGCCGAGTTCAACGCCGCGAATTTATTATCCGTGTTCGGGATGACTGTACCCCAGTATTTTTTGAACAGTTCTTCGTTTTCGCGAAGAGCGGAGTCCGTGTCTTTGAAGACGATCCCCAAATCTTCGAGATCCTCTTTCATATTATGGTAGACAACTTCGGATTCATATTGGGCAGAAACCCCAGCAAGGTATTTCTGTTCCGCTTCCGGAATACCAAGCTTGTCGAACGTACGCTTGATTTCTTCTGGAACTTCATCCCATGAACGTTCTGTAGCTTCGGACGGTTTAACGTAATAGGTGATCTCATCGAAGTTCAGCGAGTTCAAGTCGCCGCCCCATTGTGGCATCGGCTTGCTGTAGAAAATCTCAAGGGACTTCAAGCGGTAGTCCAGCATCCACTGTGGTTCCTCTTTCATGTTGGAGATCTCTTCTACAATTTCACGTGTCAATCCACGCTCCGAACGGAAAACAGATACGTCTTTGTCCGCAAACCCATATTTGTAATCGCCGATTTCCGGCATTTTTTTAGCCATTATCTTTTTCCTCCATTCCCTTATTGTTCGGCGTCGGTTCCGACACCTTTTTCCATGGCTTTCCAGGCGAGCGTCGCGCATTTGATACGGGCCGGGAATTTAGCCACCCCGGACAACGCTTCGATATCGCCTAGATCGAGGGAATCATCAACTTCCTTGCCTAACATCATATCCGAAAAGACGTGGGCGATTTTCACAGCATCATCGACATGCTTCCCTTTGACCATCTGCGTCATCATGGACGCGGATGCCATGGAGATGGAGCAGCCTTCGCCTTCGAATTTCGCATCTTGCACGACGTCGTCTTCCACTTGAAGGGTCAAATGAATGACATCGCCGCAAGTCGGGTTGTTCATATCGACCGTGACGTTGCTGCTGTCGAGAACTCCCTTATTCCTTGGGTTTTTGTAATGGTCCATGATGACGGACCGATACAGTTGATCTAACTTATTAGTAGACATCGCTGAAATACTCCTTTGCAGCTTTAAGTCCGTCCACGAGGAAATCCACGTCTTCCACTGTGTTGTAGATATAAAAACTTGCACGTGCCGTGGCCGATACATCCAGCCACTTCATCAATGGCTGCGCACAATGATGGCCCGCCCGGACGGCGATGCCGTTCATATCGAGCACTGTTGCCACGTCATGGGGATGAACCTCTTCAAGATTGAACGTGACGATGCCGGCACGCTTTTTCGGATCTTGCGGCCCGTAGATGGTGATGCCTGCTATTTCAGACATACGCTCCATCGCATATTCCGCCAGTTCGTGTTCATGCCGTTCAATGTTCTCCAAGCCGATCTCCTCAAGGTAATCAATCGCCGCTCCCAGCCCGATGGCGCCTGCAATGATCGGAGTACCGCCTTCAAACTTCCAAGGCAACTCTTTCCACGTCGAGTCGTAGAGACCGACGAAGTCGATCATTTCGCCGCCGAACTCAATCGGTTCCATTTTTTCAAGCAGCTCTTTCTTTCCGTAGAGGACACCGATCCCGGTCGGCCCACACATCTTATGTCCCGAGAAAGCCAGGAAGTCGCAGTCCAGTTTCTGGACGTCAAGCTTCAGATGGGGCGCCGCCTGGGCACCGTCAACGACCATGACGGCGCCATGGGCATGCGCAATCTCCGTAATTTCCTTGATCGGGTTCATCGTTCCGAGAACGTTCGACACGTACATGACGGAGACGATTTTTGTCCGGTCCGTCACGGCTTCCCGGACTTTATCCAAAGATAATGTTCCATCTTCCTCAAGGTCGATATATTTCAACACAGCGCCTTTTTCCTTCGCCAATTGCTGCCAAGGGATGATGTTGGAATGGTGCTCCATGTAAGTGATGACAATCTCATCGCCTTCTCCTACATTCGCCCTTCCGTAGCTTTGCGCAACCGTATTTAGGCCTGTTGTTGTACCACGCATAAAAATGATCTCTTCCGTCGACTTGGCGTTGATGAACTTACGGACTTTCTCACGAGCCCCTTCATACCCTTCTGTCGCACGGTTCCCGAGTGAATGCACACCGCGGTGCACGTTGGAATTATCGAATTTATAATATTTGCTAATCGCCTCGATCACTTGCAACGGCTTCTGTGATGTGGCGGCACTGTCCAAGTAAACGAGTTTGTGCCCGTTGATTTCCTGATCGAGTATAGGGAAATGGTTGCGGATCTCTTTACTGAGCATTAGCGCACTTTCCTTTCGATGACCTCCGTCAATTGCTTCTTGACACTCTCGATCGGCAATTTGCTGACGACCGGCGCCAAGAATCCATGAATTACGAGGCGTTCTGCTTCTTTCTGTGAAATACCACGGCTCATCAAATAGAACAATTGCAACGGATCGACACGTCCGACAGATGCCGCGTGGCCTGCTGTCACATCGTCTTCATCGATCAAAAGAATCGGGTTCGCATCCCCACGCGCTTTCTCACTTAGCATCAGGACACGGGATTCCTGGACTGCATTCGATCTTGTCGCGCCTTTTGCGATCCTACCAATTCCGTTGAAGATGGAAGAGGAGGCATCTTTCATGACGCCGTGCTTTAGAATGAAAGCATCCGTATCCAATCCCCAGTGAACGATTTCCGAAGTGAAGTTTTGCTTCTGTTCACCACGGCCTACGACTACTGTCTTCATATCACTGGAAGATCCATCGCCGATGAGATGTGTGATGTTTTCCGAAATTGTGTTGCCATCGTTCATCAGTCCGAGCGCCCACTCGATGCGGCTCGTACGGCCTGTTACTCCGCGGCGATTGACGTAAGTTGTCAAGCCTTTTGCCAAAACGTCTACAGCTCCGTAAACAACTTTGGCGTTGTCGCCAGCGAATACTTCGGAAACGATATTAACGATTCCTTTGCCCTCTTCGACAGTCGACAAATAGTTCTCGACGTATGTTACTGAACTGTTTGCCTCCGCCACGACAAGAACGTGGTTAAACAAGGACACGTCTTCCTTGTCATGCAGGAAAAGCACTTGCAACGGCTCTTCGATGACGACATTTTTCGGAACGTAGACAAACACGCCTCCGTTGACCAATGCCGCGTGAAGGGCAGTCAATTTATGTTCATCGACTTTTACGCCGTCTGTCATATAATATTTTTTCACAAGCTCGCCGTGTTCGCGGGAAGCTGTGAAAATATCCGTCAGGATGACGCCTTTCTCTTGCAGGTCTTCGCTTAAGGAAACATATGCAGGCGTATTATTATGCTGGATATAGATATTTTTCTGCTGTTCTTCATCGATCAAAGCCTTTGCTTCTTCCGGTAGATCAGCAAGTGTATGATAAACCGTATCTTCGGATGCATGAACCGGGAATTCGGTGAAATTCCATTTATCGATTTTCGTTTTGTCTGGCTTCGGCAATGGAAGCTGTTCCACCTTCGCCAATGCGTCTGCGCGGAAATCCGCCATCCAATCTGCTTCATTCATCTTCGCGGAATAGGAGCGGACATCCTGTTCGGTCAATGCCAACTTTGTTTCAACCGTCATTTTATCTCGTCTCCTCCTTTATGCTTCTTGCCCGACTGTCTCGTCTTCGATGCCTAGTTCTTCTTTGATCCAATCGTATCCTTGCGCTTCCAGTTTCTGCGCCAATTCGGCACCGCCGGATTTTACGACTTTCCCTTGCATCATGACGTGAACATGATCCGGTGTAATATAGTTCAGGAGACGTTGATAGTGGGTGATCATCAAGCAGCCGAATCCTTCGCCGCGCATTTCGTTGATGCCTTTGGAAACGATCTTCAAAGCATCGATATCCAAACCGGAGTCGATTTCGTCAAGAATGGCGAATTTCGGTTTCAACATCATCAGCTGAAGGATTTCGTTCCGTTTCTTCTCTCCGCCCGAGAAGCCTTCGTTCAGATAACGTGTTGCCATATCTTCATCCATTTCAAGGAGTTCCATTTTGTTATCCAATTCACGGATGAATTTCATAAGTGAAATCTCGTCGCCCTCTTCGCGTTTTGCGTTGATGGCAGAACGAAGGAAATCGGCATTCGTCACTCCCGTGATTTCACTTGGGTATTGCATTGCAAGGAAAAGACCCGCATTGGCACGCTCGTCCACTTCCATCTCCAATACGTCTTCGCCGTCAAGTGTCACCGTTCCGGAAGTCACTTCGTATTTCGGGTGTCCCATAATTGCTTGGGCTAAAGTGGATTTCCCTGTACCGTTCGGACCCATTATTGCATGGATCTCATTTGTATTGATCGTCAAGTTGACGCCTTTCAAGATTTCCTTGCCTTCAATTTCGACATGAAGATCTTTGATTTCTAAAGTTGCCATTCCAATACCTCCAATATGATCAAGTTGAACGAATACTCATTCCAAATTAGTATCATTCTAATCTTACCGTATAAATCCTTCTCATGCAAATCATTGAGAATTCCATTATTTTTACGGCATCTTTAATTCAAGCCATACGTAATGGGGAGATGATCCTATTATTTTATTTTCATTTATACTAGCCTTATTGAGAATCAAACTCAGTAAAAAATGCCGACGGATCCAGCGTCGGCACGGTGTAACTATCTTATCGGGCTTTCCATGACTTTCGGTTCTTCGACAGAACCATCGACTGCCGGGCTGAATTTATCGACAATAATAGCCAAAGCCCCGTCCCCGGTCACGTTGGTCGCGGTCCCGAAACTATCTTGCGCCATATAGAGTGCAATCATGAGAGCGATCATCGTCGGGTCGAAATGGAGCATCGATGCAAGCAGCCCAGTGGCAGCCACGACGGCTCCTCCCGGGACGCCCGGTGCTGCAATCATCGTGACGCCCAGCATGAGAATGAATGGCAAGTACGCATTGAATGTCACGGGCATATTATTCATCAGCATGACACCGATCGAAC from Bacillus sp. OxB-1 encodes:
- the sufC gene encoding Fe-S cluster assembly ATPase SufC, producing the protein MATLEIKDLHVEIEGKEILKGVNLTINTNEIHAIMGPNGTGKSTLAQAIMGHPKYEVTSGTVTLDGEDVLEMEVDERANAGLFLAMQYPSEITGVTNADFLRSAINAKREEGDEISLMKFIRELDNKMELLEMDEDMATRYLNEGFSGGEKKRNEILQLMMLKPKFAILDEIDSGLDIDALKIVSKGINEMRGEGFGCLMITHYQRLLNYITPDHVHVMMQGKVVKSGGAELAQKLEAQGYDWIKEELGIEDETVGQEA
- a CDS encoding DUF72 domain-containing protein, whose translation is MIHVGLTGWGDHPDVYAPTSSKKDKLIDYSAHFPIVELDSSFYAIQPERNIRKWIAETPDSFQFIVKAYQGMTGHQRGEIPYESPEEMFRLFRLSIEPLREAGKLAMILVQYPPWFDCKRENVEQIREIRRQLEGFDIAIEFRHQSWYLDGLRDKTLDFLKKLDLIHTVCDEPQAGEGSIPLEAAATRADKAFIRLHGRNAAGWRNKTGDSVAWRKVRYLYDYTDNELAEIQQAMKKLKNECEEVFVIFNNNSGGHAAENAKRFQKLAGLGSRALAPKQLDIFEEEP
- the sufD gene encoding Fe-S cluster assembly protein SufD, which gives rise to MTVETKLALTEQDVRSYSAKMNEADWMADFRADALAKVEQLPLPKPDKTKIDKWNFTEFPVHASEDTVYHTLADLPEEAKALIDEEQQKNIYIQHNNTPAYVSLSEDLQEKGVILTDIFTASREHGELVKKYYMTDGVKVDEHKLTALHAALVNGGVFVYVPKNVVIEEPLQVLFLHDKEDVSLFNHVLVVAEANSSVTYVENYLSTVEEGKGIVNIVSEVFAGDNAKVVYGAVDVLAKGLTTYVNRRGVTGRTSRIEWALGLMNDGNTISENITHLIGDGSSSDMKTVVVGRGEQKQNFTSEIVHWGLDTDAFILKHGVMKDASSSIFNGIGRIAKGATRSNAVQESRVLMLSEKARGDANPILLIDEDDVTAGHAASVGRVDPLQLFYLMSRGISQKEAERLVIHGFLAPVVSKLPIESVKKQLTEVIERKVR
- the sufB gene encoding Fe-S cluster assembly protein SufB — protein: MAKKMPEIGDYKYGFADKDVSVFRSERGLTREIVEEISNMKEEPQWMLDYRLKSLEIFYSKPMPQWGGDLNSLNFDEITYYVKPSEATERSWDEVPEEIKRTFDKLGIPEAEQKYLAGVSAQYESEVVYHNMKEDLEDLGIVFKDTDSALRENEELFKKYWGTVIPNTDNKFAALNSAVWSGGSFIYVPPGVKVDTPLQAYFRINSENMGQFERTLIVVDEGASVHYVEGCTAPVYTTNSLHSAVVEIIIKKDAYCRYTTIQNWANNVYNLVTKRAVCEANATMEWIDGNIGSKLTMKYPACILKGEGARGLTLSIALAGKGQHQDAGAKMMHLAPNTSSTIVSKSISQHGGKVTYRGIVHFGRRAEGARANIECDTLIMDKLSTSDTIPYNEILNDNISLEHEAKVSKVSEEQLFYLMSRGIPELEATEMIVMGFIEPFTKELPMEYAVEMNRLIKFEMEGSIG
- a CDS encoding cysteine desulfurase, with protein sequence MLSKEIRNHFPILDQEINGHKLVYLDSAATSQKPLQVIEAISKYYKFDNSNVHRGVHSLGNRATEGYEGAREKVRKFINAKSTEEIIFMRGTTTGLNTVAQSYGRANVGEGDEIVITYMEHHSNIIPWQQLAKEKGAVLKYIDLEEDGTLSLDKVREAVTDRTKIVSVMYVSNVLGTMNPIKEITEIAHAHGAVMVVDGAQAAPHLKLDVQKLDCDFLAFSGHKMCGPTGIGVLYGKKELLEKMEPIEFGGEMIDFVGLYDSTWKELPWKFEGGTPIIAGAIGLGAAIDYLEEIGLENIERHEHELAEYAMERMSEIAGITIYGPQDPKKRAGIVTFNLEEVHPHDVATVLDMNGIAVRAGHHCAQPLMKWLDVSATARASFYIYNTVEDVDFLVDGLKAAKEYFSDVY
- the sufU gene encoding Fe-S cluster assembly sulfur transfer protein SufU, whose translation is MSTNKLDQLYRSVIMDHYKNPRNKGVLDSSNVTVDMNNPTCGDVIHLTLQVEDDVVQDAKFEGEGCSISMASASMMTQMVKGKHVDDAVKIAHVFSDMMLGKEVDDSLDLGDIEALSGVAKFPARIKCATLAWKAMEKGVGTDAEQ